One window from the genome of Cytophagales bacterium encodes:
- a CDS encoding OmpA family protein, translating into MKNLVIFSLAALLSVFIFNETAAQIKEKKGKSGKTVVTQAPLIEVKLKSVKNILCHGDNKGSVDISIKGGKSPYKYKWSNGAVTQDIKGVPAGVYKVMVVDALKCPDSITVTVTQASLLVAKLDSVTNINCYGYSTGAIDISVTGGVPPYFFSWNNGATTEDVSGVTAGNYSLLITDANNCQDIVTTTIKQKPRLKVKLDAVKNILCYGESTGAISISAAGGVAPYTYRWTNGATTQDISGVPAGQYSVKITDATGCQDFITANVKEEEPVTLILDAVTNILCYGENRGAVAISVKGGVAPYTYAWSNGATKQDITGVPVGNYSVSVTDANGCSQMLEATITQPPLLSLVIDTVVNVLHYGDKTGAVKIKVSGGGAPYTYSWSNGAKTKNIKIVPAGSYSITVKDASGCAKTINASISQPPMLVGTIDAVKNVMCYGDSSGAVLITATGGIGPYKYRWSNGASTADLKRVTAGRYSVTITDAHGFKETASAIITQPSLFILKLDAVKNVKCYGDKTGIVDISVSGGVAPYAYKWNNLATTQDLLGVQEGSYSVTVRDAKGCTRNTSAKITQPPKLDLNLASVTNIKCYGESKGAVDITIKGGVAPYTYDWNNGAITQDISRIAAGNYSLTVTEANGCANTITAKITQPPLLELSLASTKNIACYGDNKGAVNIRVTGGVSPYTYKWSNGATSKDIPAVTAGKYSVTINDANGCTESISASVKQPPLLVKKLDGVTNIRCYGESKGAVNITVTGGSPPYIYKWSNGAITQDITGIPAGKYSVSIKDSKSCRDTVRVTVTQRPLLVPELDAVTDVLCYGNKTGKVNISVSGGVASYTYNWSNGAATQDINNLPSGTYSVTIKDAMGCMKTLDARITQPPLLIQTLDAVTDILCYGDKTGEVNITVRGGVPPYTYGWNNGGTTQDVKEISAGKYSVTIKDANGCTKTISANIIQPPKIVHKLDAVINNRCYGESNGVVNITVTGGIPPYSYKWNNGATTQDISGAPAGKYSVQISESNGCTKTLSAEITQPPKLVVKIDTVKNINCFAERKGAVLVKITGGAAPYTYSWSNGATTKNLSGIAAGSYTLTVTDDNGCIKTVSAKVIQPPLLTVTLDNVKNILCNGGATGAVSITVRGGVGPYAYKWSNGAATQDITGLTAGSYSVIVTDAKGCTESISANVIQPPILTLTKDEQQNISCYGDKSGSVNITLKGGVTPYTYSWSNGATTQDLAAIPAGSYKVTVTDANGCKVSLISAVVSQPPLLILTVDEVKNILNHGESKGVVKISVSGGSAPYTYSWSNGAKTQDIIDVPAGNYSVTVQDARGCVKTQSAIITQPPLLVLTTDAVTNIKCYGNKEGEINISAKGGVPPYTYSWSNGATTQDLKGIPAGAYSVTITDANGYKGTLKAEVKQPPRFKLTIDDVMNLLCYQNRKGVIDITVSGGVLPYSYNWSNGGILQDITGVSAGAYSVTVTDANGCKITDSATITQPSELSLSLASVENISCYGESKGEVKISVKGGVAPYAYSWSNGATSKNIAGIPAGNYSVNVTDAKGCVKTIGASITQPILLTLSLASVKNVLCNGEKKGAVSVTVTGGSAPYRYSWSSGDTIQNMKNVPAGNYSVTLTDAQRCVKTLSASITEPPLLSLTLDDAKNIRCNGGSQGAVKVRIKGGVAPYSYSWSNGATTRDISGVTAGKYSLNVTDNNVCIKNISAELAEPPLLTVKLDEVNNIMCHGGTDGAINISVAGGVAPYTYRWNNGAKTEDLKGLYAGEYSVKIKDANGCMETITATISRPPNLILSLDNVVNARCHGDSAGEINITITGGVAPYTYEWNNGATTQDLRGIYAGNYTVKIKDNRGCIVSLTTAISQPSELFRSVDAITHIPCNGEKNGLINITVTGGVPPYIYAWNNGATTQDIAGLPAGDYSVKITESNGCATGLAATINEPPTFAVTLDSIKNVLCYGDKKGAVYITAKGGVLPYKYSWSNGSGKEDIESVFADSYSAMVTDANGCMDNISAIVNEPPDLILTIESVTNVKCCGDSSGAIFIRVNGGVAPITYFWSHGAITKDVTGLKQGSYSVTATDANRCKVFTPLGGMTLYELVVSEGKFISRDILFDVARSTIKSESFAAVNKIAVLMREHQDLRFSVEGHTDSDGDATSNKILSEDRAKAIKKALVKFGVNPSRLKARGWGESKPVDTNLTSAGKANNRRVEFVAI; encoded by the coding sequence ATGAAAAATTTAGTTATTTTTTCCCTGGCAGCGTTATTGAGTGTATTTATTTTCAATGAAACTGCTGCCCAGATCAAAGAAAAAAAAGGGAAATCAGGTAAAACAGTCGTTACCCAGGCGCCATTGATCGAGGTCAAGCTAAAATCTGTGAAGAACATCTTGTGTCACGGTGACAACAAGGGTTCAGTGGATATTTCGATTAAAGGGGGAAAATCTCCTTACAAATACAAATGGAGTAACGGTGCTGTCACACAGGATATAAAAGGCGTCCCGGCAGGCGTCTATAAAGTTATGGTAGTAGATGCCCTCAAATGCCCGGACAGCATCACTGTAACTGTTACCCAGGCATCACTGCTGGTTGCAAAATTAGATTCTGTGACAAATATAAATTGTTATGGATACAGTACAGGAGCGATTGACATTTCCGTTACAGGAGGCGTGCCTCCCTACTTTTTTAGCTGGAATAATGGAGCGACCACTGAGGATGTATCAGGCGTTACGGCAGGTAACTATTCATTATTGATAACAGATGCCAACAACTGCCAGGACATTGTTACAACAACTATTAAACAAAAGCCAAGGCTAAAGGTAAAATTAGATGCTGTAAAAAACATTCTCTGTTATGGAGAGAGTACGGGAGCGATCAGTATTTCCGCTGCCGGGGGAGTTGCTCCATATACTTACAGATGGACCAACGGAGCCACTACCCAGGATATATCCGGGGTTCCGGCAGGACAGTATTCAGTGAAAATAACAGATGCAACCGGTTGTCAGGATTTCATCACTGCAAATGTTAAAGAAGAAGAACCTGTTACACTTATCTTAGACGCTGTGACGAATATTCTCTGTTACGGAGAAAATAGGGGAGCGGTAGCCATTTCGGTGAAAGGGGGAGTTGCTCCTTATACCTACGCCTGGAGCAATGGAGCTACTAAGCAGGATATTACGGGCGTGCCGGTAGGAAACTATTCAGTATCTGTTACAGATGCCAATGGCTGTTCACAAATGCTGGAAGCAACCATTACTCAACCGCCATTACTTTCCCTGGTCATAGATACTGTGGTCAACGTCTTGCATTATGGAGACAAAACCGGTGCTGTAAAAATTAAAGTTAGCGGTGGAGGTGCACCATACACCTATAGCTGGAGTAACGGAGCTAAGACAAAAAATATAAAAATTGTTCCGGCAGGAAGCTATTCAATAACGGTAAAAGATGCCAGTGGTTGTGCAAAAACCATCAATGCCAGCATTTCTCAGCCGCCAATGCTGGTCGGTACAATAGATGCTGTGAAGAATGTTATGTGTTATGGTGACAGCTCAGGAGCTGTATTAATTACTGCTACCGGAGGGATTGGCCCATATAAATACAGGTGGAGTAATGGGGCTTCTACTGCGGATTTAAAACGTGTCACGGCAGGAAGGTATTCAGTAACGATAACAGATGCACATGGCTTTAAGGAAACTGCCAGCGCAATCATTACCCAACCTTCATTATTCATACTTAAATTAGATGCTGTGAAGAATGTTAAGTGTTATGGAGATAAGACGGGAATAGTAGATATTTCAGTTTCCGGTGGCGTTGCTCCTTATGCTTACAAATGGAACAATTTAGCTACAACACAGGATCTGCTTGGCGTTCAGGAAGGGAGCTATTCTGTAACAGTAAGAGATGCAAAAGGCTGTACAAGAAACACCAGTGCAAAAATTACTCAGCCTCCAAAGCTGGATCTGAACCTGGCATCTGTAACAAATATAAAATGTTATGGAGAGAGTAAAGGAGCAGTTGACATCACGATCAAAGGAGGAGTCGCACCCTATACTTACGATTGGAACAATGGCGCTATTACACAGGATATATCCAGGATTGCTGCTGGCAACTATTCATTAACAGTAACAGAAGCCAATGGCTGTGCAAACACCATCACTGCAAAAATAACACAGCCTCCCTTACTTGAATTGAGCCTTGCCTCTACGAAGAACATCGCTTGTTACGGAGATAACAAAGGAGCTGTAAACATCAGGGTTACCGGGGGCGTTTCTCCTTATACTTACAAATGGAGTAATGGAGCTACCTCTAAGGATATACCAGCAGTAACTGCAGGAAAATATTCTGTAACGATAAATGATGCCAATGGCTGTACCGAATCTATTAGCGCTTCCGTGAAACAACCCCCATTGCTCGTAAAAAAATTAGATGGCGTAACAAATATCAGGTGTTATGGAGAAAGTAAGGGTGCGGTAAACATTACAGTTACCGGAGGATCCCCCCCCTACATTTATAAATGGAGCAACGGGGCTATCACACAGGATATTACGGGAATTCCGGCAGGTAAGTATTCAGTATCGATCAAAGATTCCAAAAGCTGCAGGGATACTGTTCGTGTAACCGTTACACAACGGCCGTTGCTTGTCCCTGAACTTGATGCTGTTACTGATGTCTTATGTTACGGAAATAAGACCGGGAAAGTAAATATTTCAGTTAGCGGAGGTGTTGCTTCTTATACTTACAACTGGAGCAACGGGGCTGCCACACAGGATATAAACAATCTACCCTCTGGCACCTATTCAGTAACGATCAAAGATGCTATGGGCTGTATGAAAACCCTGGATGCAAGGATAACCCAGCCACCCTTGCTCATCCAAACCCTTGACGCTGTGACTGATATTTTATGTTACGGAGATAAGACAGGAGAAGTAAATATTACGGTCAGGGGTGGAGTGCCTCCATACACTTACGGATGGAATAACGGTGGTACTACACAGGATGTAAAAGAAATTTCCGCAGGCAAGTATTCAGTAACGATAAAAGACGCCAACGGTTGTACAAAAACTATTAGTGCAAATATTATCCAGCCGCCAAAGATCGTACATAAATTAGATGCTGTGATAAATAACCGCTGTTATGGGGAAAGTAATGGGGTAGTAAACATCACCGTTACCGGAGGCATTCCTCCATACTCTTATAAATGGAATAATGGAGCCACCACACAGGATATTTCAGGGGCTCCGGCAGGCAAATATTCAGTGCAGATATCAGAATCCAATGGCTGTACCAAAACACTTAGTGCAGAGATTACCCAGCCGCCAAAACTCGTAGTCAAAATTGATACTGTAAAAAATATCAACTGTTTCGCAGAGAGAAAGGGAGCTGTTTTGGTCAAGATCACGGGGGGTGCTGCTCCATACACTTATAGCTGGAGCAACGGTGCAACTACAAAGAATCTATCAGGGATCGCAGCTGGAAGTTATACATTAACAGTAACTGATGACAATGGCTGTATTAAAACCGTTAGTGCAAAAGTTATCCAGCCACCCTTACTCACTGTGACCCTGGATAATGTGAAGAATATCCTTTGTAATGGGGGCGCTACCGGAGCAGTTTCCATAACAGTCAGAGGTGGAGTGGGGCCGTATGCTTACAAATGGAGCAATGGGGCTGCAACACAGGATATAACCGGCCTTACTGCAGGGAGCTACTCAGTGATCGTAACTGATGCAAAAGGGTGTACCGAATCAATTTCTGCAAATGTGATCCAGCCTCCTATACTCACCCTGACCAAGGACGAACAACAGAACATCAGTTGTTATGGCGACAAATCCGGATCAGTAAATATTACGCTTAAAGGAGGCGTTACGCCATACACATACAGTTGGAGCAACGGAGCTACTACACAGGATCTGGCAGCAATTCCGGCAGGCAGCTATAAAGTGACGGTAACAGACGCCAACGGCTGTAAAGTTTCCCTGATCAGTGCAGTTGTTTCCCAACCTCCACTACTGATTTTAACTGTTGACGAAGTGAAAAACATCCTGAATCATGGAGAGTCAAAGGGCGTTGTAAAAATTTCGGTTTCAGGGGGTAGCGCTCCATACACTTATAGTTGGAGTAACGGGGCTAAAACGCAGGATATTATTGATGTACCGGCAGGTAATTATTCCGTAACGGTACAAGATGCGAGGGGCTGTGTTAAAACTCAAAGCGCAATCATTACCCAGCCGCCATTGCTCGTACTGACCACTGATGCAGTAACCAACATTAAATGTTACGGTAACAAAGAGGGCGAGATAAATATATCAGCTAAGGGAGGGGTGCCCCCTTACACTTATAGTTGGAGCAATGGAGCTACAACACAAGACCTGAAAGGCATTCCTGCCGGCGCCTATTCAGTAACTATAACAGATGCCAATGGCTATAAAGGCACACTAAAGGCAGAAGTTAAACAGCCACCCAGGTTCAAACTTACTATTGATGACGTAATGAACTTATTGTGCTATCAAAATAGAAAAGGCGTTATTGATATTACGGTTTCAGGGGGAGTTCTTCCCTACTCATACAACTGGAGCAATGGAGGTATCTTACAGGATATTACAGGCGTCTCTGCAGGCGCCTATTCAGTAACTGTAACAGATGCCAATGGTTGTAAGATCACCGATAGCGCTACGATTACCCAACCTTCAGAGCTCTCCCTGAGCTTAGCTTCTGTGGAGAATATATCATGTTACGGTGAAAGCAAAGGAGAAGTAAAAATTTCGGTCAAAGGTGGCGTTGCACCGTACGCTTACAGTTGGAGCAATGGCGCTACCTCAAAGAATATTGCAGGGATCCCGGCAGGGAATTATTCAGTAAATGTAACCGATGCCAAAGGTTGTGTAAAAACCATTGGTGCAAGCATTACTCAACCTATATTGCTCACCCTAAGCTTAGCATCTGTAAAGAACGTCTTATGCAACGGGGAAAAAAAGGGTGCTGTAAGCGTAACAGTTACAGGGGGCAGCGCTCCCTACCGTTATAGCTGGAGTAGTGGAGATACTATACAGAATATGAAAAATGTTCCCGCAGGAAACTATTCAGTAACCCTTACGGATGCACAGCGATGTGTTAAAACGCTGAGTGCAAGCATTACCGAGCCGCCATTACTTTCATTGACCCTGGATGATGCGAAGAACATCAGGTGTAACGGGGGCAGCCAGGGCGCTGTTAAGGTTAGGATCAAAGGGGGTGTTGCTCCATACAGTTACAGTTGGAGCAATGGCGCTACTACAAGAGATATATCAGGAGTTACGGCTGGTAAATATTCATTAAATGTAACAGATAACAATGTCTGTATTAAAAACATCAGTGCAGAGCTTGCTGAACCCCCATTGCTTACTGTAAAGTTAGATGAAGTTAATAACATAATGTGTCACGGAGGCACCGATGGCGCCATAAACATTTCGGTTGCAGGAGGCGTTGCTCCATACACATACAGATGGAATAACGGAGCTAAAACAGAGGATCTAAAAGGGCTTTATGCTGGTGAATATTCAGTAAAGATAAAAGATGCCAATGGCTGTATGGAAACCATCACAGCAACCATCTCCCGTCCACCAAATCTGATTCTTTCTTTAGATAATGTTGTAAATGCCAGGTGCCATGGAGACAGCGCAGGTGAAATTAACATTACAATTACCGGTGGTGTTGCTCCATACACCTATGAATGGAATAATGGAGCCACTACGCAGGACTTAAGAGGAATTTATGCCGGTAACTATACGGTAAAGATAAAAGATAACAGGGGCTGTATCGTATCCCTTACTACTGCCATTTCCCAGCCATCAGAACTTTTCAGGTCGGTGGATGCCATAACCCACATCCCGTGTAACGGGGAAAAAAACGGACTGATAAATATCACCGTTACCGGAGGAGTGCCTCCATATATTTATGCGTGGAACAACGGAGCTACCACACAGGATATAGCTGGTTTACCGGCAGGCGACTATTCAGTGAAGATAACAGAGTCCAACGGTTGTGCAACAGGCCTGGCTGCAACCATTAATGAACCGCCAACCTTTGCTGTTACCCTCGATTCTATAAAGAATGTCTTGTGCTATGGAGATAAAAAGGGAGCGGTTTATATAACAGCTAAAGGAGGGGTTCTTCCTTACAAATACAGCTGGAGTAACGGGTCTGGAAAAGAGGATATTGAGAGTGTTTTTGCTGACAGCTACTCAGCAATGGTTACCGATGCCAACGGATGTATGGACAATATCAGTGCGATCGTTAATGAGCCGCCAGATCTCATCCTCACAATAGAATCCGTTACAAACGTTAAATGCTGTGGTGACAGCAGCGGAGCAATATTCATCAGGGTAAACGGAGGAGTTGCCCCAATCACTTACTTTTGGAGCCACGGAGCAATCACAAAGGATGTAACAGGGCTTAAACAAGGCAGCTATTCCGTTACGGCAACAGATGCCAACCGATGTAAAGTCTTTACCCCCCTCGGAGGCATGACATTATATGAACTGGTAGTGAGTGAAGGTAAATTTATATCCCGGGACATTTTATTTGATGTTGCCAGATCAACCATTAAATCTGAATCTTTTGCCGCAGTCAACAAAATAGCAGTATTAATGAGAGAACACCAGGATCTGAGATTCAGTGTAGAAGGCCATACAGACAGTGACGGTGATGCAACCTCTAATAAGATACTATCTGAAGACAGAGCCAAAGCAATTAAAAAGGCGCTCGTTAAATTTGGCGTTAATCCTTCAAGATTAAAAGCAAGAGGATGGGGAGAAAGCAAACCCGTTGATACCAACCTTACATCCGCAGGTAAAGCAAACAACAGAAGAGTGGAGTTTGTGGCGATATAA